The Canis lupus familiaris isolate Mischka breed German Shepherd chromosome 27, alternate assembly UU_Cfam_GSD_1.0, whole genome shotgun sequence genome window below encodes:
- the GSG1 gene encoding germ cell-specific gene 1 protein isoform X2 — protein sequence MSNPSQLTQNVCLTQKMEFSKGSSGQRTLLSAILNMLSLSLSTTSLLSNSWFVGTQKVPKPVCGKGLATECFDVPVPLDGSSTDASSQEVVQYSWEAGDDRFSFHAFWSGMWLSCEEIVEEPGERCRTFNELTPPTEREILWLSLGAQFFSIGLEFVSFLLLLMDLLFTGNPGYGLKLSAFAAISSVLSGLLGMVAHMMYSQVFQATANLGPEDWRPHAWNYGWAFYVAWVSFTCCMASAVTTFNTYTKLVLEFKCKHSKSFKGKLSFPPHHHQCSLQHLSCAAHTGGTLTSYHQYHNQPIRSVSEGVDFYSELHRKGFQQGLSRGLKEEVAGSSVEEELC from the exons ATGAGCAATCCCTCTCAACTGACTCAAAATGTTTGTCTCACCCAGAAG ATGGAGTTCTCGAAGGGCTCCTCTGGTCAACGGACACTCCTATCTGCCATCCTCAACATGCTATCACTCAGCCTCTCCACAACATCCCTGCTCAGCAACTCCTGGTTTGTGGGCACACAGAAGGTGCCCAAGCCCGTGTGCGGAAAAGGTCTGGCAACCGAGTGCTTTGACGTGCCGGTGCCCTTGGATGGGAGCAGCACCGACGCATCATCCCAGGAGGTGGTGCAATacagctgggaggctggggatgaCCGCTTCTCCTTCCATGCCTTCTGGAGCGGCATGTGGCTATCCTGTGAGGAAATTGTGGAAGAACCAG GGGAGAGGTGCCGAACTTTCAATGAACTCACACCACCAACCGAGAGAG AGATCCTATGGTTATCACTGGGAGCCCAGTTCTTCTCCATCGGACTTGAATTCGTCAGCTTCCTCCTGCTGCTAATGGACCTGCTGTTCACTGGGAACCCGGGCTACGGGCTCAAGCTGAGTGCCTTCGCGGCAATTTCCTCTGTCTTGTCAG GCCTTCTGGGGATGGTGGCCCATATGATGTATTCACAAGTGTTCCAGGCAACTGCCAACTTGGGTCCAGAAGACTGGAGGCCACATGCTTGGAATTATGGCTGGGCCTTCTA CGTGGCCTGGGTTTCCTTCACCTGCTGCATGGCATCAGCAGTCACCACCTTCAACACATACACCAAGCTGGTGCTGGAGTTCAAGTGTAAGCACAGTAAGAGCTTCAAAGGAAAGCTGAGCTTCCCGCCGCACCACCACCAGTGTTCCCTTCAGCATCTGTCATGCGCGGCCCACACGGGGGGTACTTTGACCAGCTACCACCAGTACCACAATCAGCCCATCCGCTCTGTCTCTGAAGGAGTTGACTTCTACTCAGAGCTACACCGCAAGGGATTCCAACAAGGACTTAGCCGGGGACTAAAGGAAGAGGTGGCAGGGTCATCTGTAGAGGAAGAATTGTGTTAG
- the GSG1 gene encoding germ cell-specific gene 1 protein isoform X1, with protein sequence MSNPSQLTQNVCLTQKMEFSKGSSGQRTLLSAILNMLSLSLSTTSLLSNSWFVGTQKVPKPVCGKGLATECFDVPVPLDGSSTDASSQEVVQYSWEAGDDRFSFHAFWSGMWLSCEEIVEEPGERCRTFNELTPPTERGEKGLLEFATLQGPCHPTLRFGGKQLMEKAFLPHPPLGLVAKILWLSLGAQFFSIGLEFVSFLLLLMDLLFTGNPGYGLKLSAFAAISSVLSGLLGMVAHMMYSQVFQATANLGPEDWRPHAWNYGWAFYVAWVSFTCCMASAVTTFNTYTKLVLEFKCKHSKSFKGKLSFPPHHHQCSLQHLSCAAHTGGTLTSYHQYHNQPIRSVSEGVDFYSELHRKGFQQGLSRGLKEEVAGSSVEEELC encoded by the exons ATGAGCAATCCCTCTCAACTGACTCAAAATGTTTGTCTCACCCAGAAG ATGGAGTTCTCGAAGGGCTCCTCTGGTCAACGGACACTCCTATCTGCCATCCTCAACATGCTATCACTCAGCCTCTCCACAACATCCCTGCTCAGCAACTCCTGGTTTGTGGGCACACAGAAGGTGCCCAAGCCCGTGTGCGGAAAAGGTCTGGCAACCGAGTGCTTTGACGTGCCGGTGCCCTTGGATGGGAGCAGCACCGACGCATCATCCCAGGAGGTGGTGCAATacagctgggaggctggggatgaCCGCTTCTCCTTCCATGCCTTCTGGAGCGGCATGTGGCTATCCTGTGAGGAAATTGTGGAAGAACCAG GGGAGAGGTGCCGAACTTTCAATGAACTCACACCACCAACCGAGAGAGGTGAGAAAGGACTACTGGAGTTTGCCACGTTGCAAGGCCCATGTCACCCCACTCTCCGATTTGGAGGGAAGCAGTTGATGGAGAAGgctttcctcccccaccctcccttggGGCTTGTGGCAA AGATCCTATGGTTATCACTGGGAGCCCAGTTCTTCTCCATCGGACTTGAATTCGTCAGCTTCCTCCTGCTGCTAATGGACCTGCTGTTCACTGGGAACCCGGGCTACGGGCTCAAGCTGAGTGCCTTCGCGGCAATTTCCTCTGTCTTGTCAG GCCTTCTGGGGATGGTGGCCCATATGATGTATTCACAAGTGTTCCAGGCAACTGCCAACTTGGGTCCAGAAGACTGGAGGCCACATGCTTGGAATTATGGCTGGGCCTTCTA CGTGGCCTGGGTTTCCTTCACCTGCTGCATGGCATCAGCAGTCACCACCTTCAACACATACACCAAGCTGGTGCTGGAGTTCAAGTGTAAGCACAGTAAGAGCTTCAAAGGAAAGCTGAGCTTCCCGCCGCACCACCACCAGTGTTCCCTTCAGCATCTGTCATGCGCGGCCCACACGGGGGGTACTTTGACCAGCTACCACCAGTACCACAATCAGCCCATCCGCTCTGTCTCTGAAGGAGTTGACTTCTACTCAGAGCTACACCGCAAGGGATTCCAACAAGGACTTAGCCGGGGACTAAAGGAAGAGGTGGCAGGGTCATCTGTAGAGGAAGAATTGTGTTAG